Proteins encoded together in one Chitinophaga varians window:
- a CDS encoding DUF4382 domain-containing protein produces MKNRIWAFIVAMPALTLLFTACNKNDSNNSGSAKMTVLLTDAPANYDAVNVDIQDVQVNATNTDNGWQSIHLLRPGVYNLLNFRNGLDTVLASQDLPAGDISQIRLVLGTNNSVVIGGTSYPLSTPSAQQSGLKLNVHASLTAGIEYRLWLDFDANRSVVTTGNGNYILKPVIRTYTQATSGSIKGIALPLLHVSGVYALQNADTIAVAKPDPLTGAYLIPGLSAGAYNVSIVGDGTVKDTLVTNVNVTTGQVTTVNSITLHL; encoded by the coding sequence ATGAAAAACCGAATCTGGGCCTTTATCGTGGCCATGCCTGCACTTACACTGCTATTTACCGCCTGCAACAAAAATGATTCTAACAACAGTGGCTCCGCTAAAATGACGGTATTACTTACCGATGCCCCGGCCAACTATGACGCAGTGAATGTAGACATCCAGGACGTTCAGGTGAACGCCACCAACACCGACAATGGCTGGCAATCCATCCATCTGCTGCGCCCCGGGGTGTATAACCTGCTCAACTTCAGGAACGGTCTTGACACCGTACTGGCATCACAGGACCTGCCCGCCGGCGATATTTCACAAATCAGGCTGGTGCTGGGCACTAACAACAGCGTCGTGATAGGCGGTACTTCTTATCCGCTGTCTACGCCTTCCGCACAACAGTCGGGCCTGAAACTTAACGTGCATGCTTCACTGACAGCCGGCATCGAATACCGCCTGTGGCTGGACTTTGATGCGAACCGTTCTGTAGTAACTACCGGCAACGGCAACTACATCCTGAAACCGGTTATCCGTACTTACACACAGGCTACCAGCGGCTCTATCAAAGGCATCGCCTTACCGCTGCTCCATGTGTCCGGCGTTTATGCGCTGCAAAATGCTGATACCATTGCAGTGGCCAAGCCTGATCCGCTGACAGGCGCCTACCTGATCCCCGGCCTGAGCGCCGGCGCCTATAACGTTTCCATTGTAGGGGACGGCACCGTAAAAGACACGCTGGTAACCAATGTGAATGTCACCACCGGCCAGGTAACTACTGTCAACTCCATCACACTTCATTTGTAA
- a CDS encoding rhodanese-like domain-containing protein, which yields MYRFLMAALLVCMGGALQAQQPQQEDARTFAKDIQQPGVQVFDVRTAEEYNTGHLPKALQADYTNKPEFNERVKYLDKQKPVYIYCLSGGRSSKAAQWMRENGFTKVVELENGVNAWKQAGLQLEGVNTKKTQLTMEAYNKGIAKGVVLTDVGAEWCPPCKQLEPVLAAFLKSHQQVKLMKVDGGNDTDVMKAVGAKGLPTLIVYKNGREVWRKQGVATAEELAAAVK from the coding sequence ATGTACCGTTTTTTGATGGCCGCCCTGCTGGTATGCATGGGTGGCGCTTTACAAGCCCAACAGCCGCAACAGGAAGATGCCAGAACTTTTGCAAAGGACATTCAACAGCCAGGCGTACAGGTATTTGATGTGCGTACGGCGGAGGAATACAACACAGGGCATCTGCCTAAAGCTTTACAGGCTGATTATACCAACAAACCGGAGTTTAACGAACGGGTGAAATACCTGGACAAACAGAAGCCGGTGTATATCTACTGCCTCAGCGGAGGACGCAGCAGCAAAGCGGCGCAATGGATGCGGGAGAATGGTTTCACCAAGGTCGTGGAGCTGGAAAATGGCGTGAATGCCTGGAAGCAGGCCGGTTTACAATTGGAAGGCGTGAACACTAAAAAAACACAGCTGACTATGGAGGCCTACAACAAAGGAATCGCCAAAGGTGTGGTGCTGACAGATGTAGGTGCTGAGTGGTGCCCTCCCTGCAAACAGCTGGAGCCGGTGCTGGCAGCTTTCCTCAAAAGCCATCAGCAGGTGAAGCTGATGAAGGTGGATGGCGGCAATGATACCGATGTCATGAAAGCCGTTGGCGCCAAAGGGTTACCGACATTGATCGTGTATAAAAACGGCAGGGAAGTGTGGAGGAAGCAGGGTGTGGCCACTGCAGAGGAGCTGGCCGCAGCCGTGAAGTAG
- a CDS encoding Nif3-like dinuclear metal center hexameric protein produces the protein MKIKEIIQVLEAYAPLPYQESYDNAGLIFGDPSWEVTNVLLTLDATEAVIDEAIARGCNLVVAHHPIVFGGLKKINGRSYVERVAIKAIKHDIAVYAAHTNLDNVRNGVCAQMAGRLGLERCRVLQPKTGLLKKLYTFVPVADVEKVRAALFTAGAGHIGNYSECSFNAAGEGTFKGGEGTVPYVGTPGERHFEAEIKLEVIFPVYLESGIVQALLMSHPYEEVAYDVVTLDNAYQQVGSGLVGELPEPMEEQAFLAWVKQQFGTGCVRYTPLRGRPVKKVALCGGAGSFLLKRAIAAGADAYISADFKYHEFFDADNQIVIADIGHFESEQFTVELFYHILTEKFRNFAPLKSTIKTNPVNYL, from the coding sequence ATGAAGATAAAAGAGATCATACAGGTACTGGAGGCTTATGCGCCTTTGCCGTACCAGGAGAGTTACGATAATGCCGGCCTTATTTTCGGTGATCCGTCATGGGAGGTGACCAACGTGCTGCTGACGCTGGATGCCACCGAGGCGGTCATCGATGAGGCGATTGCCCGGGGATGTAACCTGGTGGTGGCGCATCATCCGATTGTTTTCGGCGGTCTGAAAAAGATCAATGGCCGGTCTTATGTGGAGCGGGTGGCTATTAAAGCCATCAAGCATGACATTGCGGTATATGCAGCCCATACCAACCTGGACAATGTGCGCAACGGCGTATGCGCGCAGATGGCCGGCAGGCTGGGACTGGAGCGGTGCAGGGTATTGCAGCCGAAGACCGGTCTGCTGAAGAAACTGTACACTTTTGTGCCCGTGGCTGATGTTGAGAAGGTAAGGGCCGCTTTGTTCACCGCCGGTGCCGGTCATATTGGGAATTACAGTGAATGCAGCTTTAATGCCGCCGGGGAGGGCACTTTTAAGGGCGGTGAGGGCACAGTCCCATATGTAGGCACGCCGGGGGAAAGACATTTTGAGGCGGAAATAAAGTTGGAAGTGATTTTTCCGGTATATTTGGAATCCGGGATTGTACAGGCCCTGTTAATGAGCCATCCCTATGAAGAGGTAGCTTATGATGTGGTGACGCTGGACAATGCCTACCAGCAGGTAGGTTCAGGCCTGGTGGGAGAGTTGCCGGAGCCGATGGAGGAACAGGCGTTCCTGGCATGGGTGAAGCAGCAGTTCGGGACTGGTTGTGTACGGTATACTCCTTTGAGGGGCCGTCCGGTAAAGAAGGTGGCTTTATGTGGGGGAGCGGGCAGCTTCCTGCTGAAGCGGGCCATTGCGGCGGGGGCTGATGCCTACATTTCCGCGGACTTCAAATATCATGAATTTTTTGACGCTGATAATCAAATAGTTATAGCAGATATCGGACATTTCGAGAGTGAGCAGTTCACAGTGGAATTATTTTATCATATATTGACTGAAAAATTCCGTAATTTTGCGCCTCTTAAATCTACGATTAAAACAAACCCGGTAAATTATTTATAA
- a CDS encoding methyltransferase domain-containing protein, with protein sequence MFVNSDFKKNDNMETTDPQYWNNRYLTGDIGWDMGRVSPPMQAYIDQLEDRDLEILIPGAGNSYEAAYLLEKGFRRVTVLDIAPALIEQLRKTFAGTALQIVEGDFFRHQGSYDVVLEQTFFCALDPSLRRDYVTHMHTLVKPGGHLAGVLFNRSFSHDGPPFGGTVAEYRELFSPLFELKTLEMCYNSHPARQGSEVFINFLPK encoded by the coding sequence ATGTTTGTAAATAGCGATTTTAAGAAGAATGATAACATGGAGACTACAGACCCGCAATACTGGAATAATCGTTATCTGACAGGAGATATTGGCTGGGATATGGGACGGGTATCGCCGCCCATGCAGGCATATATCGATCAACTGGAGGACCGGGACCTGGAGATACTGATACCGGGCGCAGGGAACAGCTATGAAGCGGCTTATTTGCTGGAGAAAGGATTCCGGCGGGTAACGGTGCTGGACATAGCGCCGGCACTGATAGAACAGCTGCGGAAAACTTTCGCCGGTACTGCCTTACAGATCGTGGAGGGTGATTTTTTCCGGCATCAGGGCAGCTATGATGTGGTATTGGAACAAACCTTCTTCTGCGCGCTGGACCCTTCCCTTCGCCGGGACTATGTCACGCATATGCATACGCTGGTCAAGCCTGGTGGGCATCTGGCGGGTGTATTGTTTAACAGAAGTTTTTCACATGATGGCCCGCCTTTTGGGGGGACCGTGGCTGAATACCGGGAGTTGTTCTCGCCGTTGTTTGAGTTGAAAACATTGGAGATGTGTTATAATTCCCATCCTGCCCGGCAGGGATCTGAAGTGTTTATTAATTTTTTACCGAAATAA
- a CDS encoding carboxypeptidase M32, with amino-acid sequence MTGSKSTAEQYTGYQSKMQKIADVRNAMAVLGWDQETYLPEKGAAFRGRQLTTLSGIAHELFTEDALGDLLRQLHGHNELDALQQKNIALSLEDYDKNKKYPASFVAEMSNVTNESYHAWIKARKANDYSIFAPTLTKMIALKKQETTILGYEGHPYNALLNEYEKGATTAMLDKIFEDVKNALSPLLAKIEARPQVEKDFLLKHYDRDKQWQLGLDLLKEMGYDLQAGRQDISEHPFTTSFNPHDVRVTTRIDENDFGNMTWSCIHEGGHALYEQGLPPEQYGLPCGEATSLGIHESQSRLWENNVGRSLNFWKFHYGRLQQQFPENLGGVSLERFYQAINQVQPSLIRTEADELTYHFHIMIRYEIEKGLMDGSIPVNELQHVWNEYYRKYLHVTVPDDAQGVLQDIHWSHGSFGYFPTYSLGSFYAAQFFTTAQKQVPGLDDAISHGNYHSLLEWLRTHIHPFGRFYTSNELCKKVTGQELQFSYFLDYAEKKYGGIYNW; translated from the coding sequence ATGACAGGAAGCAAATCTACTGCAGAACAATATACCGGGTACCAGTCAAAGATGCAAAAAATTGCAGACGTAAGAAATGCCATGGCTGTATTGGGCTGGGACCAGGAAACATACCTGCCTGAAAAAGGCGCCGCCTTCAGAGGCCGGCAACTCACCACCCTCAGCGGTATCGCCCACGAACTGTTCACCGAAGACGCCCTCGGCGACCTCCTCCGGCAACTGCACGGCCACAACGAACTTGACGCCCTCCAGCAGAAAAATATAGCCCTCTCGCTGGAAGACTACGATAAAAACAAAAAATACCCGGCATCGTTCGTGGCAGAGATGTCCAACGTCACCAACGAAAGTTACCACGCCTGGATCAAAGCCCGCAAAGCCAACGACTACAGCATCTTTGCGCCGACCCTCACTAAAATGATCGCCCTCAAAAAACAGGAAACCACCATCCTGGGCTATGAAGGCCACCCATACAACGCACTGCTCAACGAATACGAGAAAGGCGCCACCACTGCCATGCTGGATAAAATCTTCGAGGACGTGAAAAACGCCCTGTCTCCCCTGCTGGCCAAAATCGAAGCCAGACCACAGGTGGAAAAAGATTTTCTGCTGAAACACTATGACCGGGACAAACAATGGCAACTGGGCCTCGACCTGCTGAAAGAAATGGGTTACGACCTTCAGGCCGGCAGACAGGATATTTCAGAACATCCTTTCACCACCAGCTTCAACCCCCACGATGTAAGGGTCACTACCCGCATCGATGAAAATGACTTCGGCAACATGACCTGGAGCTGTATCCATGAAGGAGGCCACGCCCTCTATGAACAGGGCCTCCCGCCCGAGCAATACGGCCTGCCCTGCGGAGAAGCCACCAGCCTGGGTATCCACGAGTCACAGTCTCGCCTGTGGGAAAACAACGTAGGCCGCAGCCTTAATTTCTGGAAGTTCCACTACGGCCGCCTCCAGCAACAGTTTCCCGAAAACCTGGGCGGCGTATCGCTGGAAAGGTTCTACCAGGCCATCAACCAGGTGCAGCCCTCCCTGATCCGCACGGAAGCGGATGAACTGACCTATCACTTCCATATCATGATCCGCTATGAAATAGAAAAAGGGCTGATGGACGGCAGTATCCCGGTCAACGAGCTGCAACACGTCTGGAATGAATACTACCGGAAATACCTGCACGTTACCGTACCGGACGACGCACAAGGCGTTTTACAGGATATCCACTGGTCGCACGGCAGTTTCGGCTATTTCCCGACCTACTCCCTCGGCAGCTTCTACGCCGCCCAGTTCTTTACCACCGCCCAAAAGCAGGTGCCCGGACTCGACGATGCCATCAGCCATGGCAATTACCATTCACTGCTGGAATGGCTCCGCACCCATATCCATCCTTTCGGACGGTTTTATACGTCCAACGAACTTTGCAAGAAAGTAACCGGCCAAGAACTGCAGTTCAGCTACTTCCTTGACTATGCAGAAAAGAAATATGGCGGCATTTACAACTGGTAA
- a CDS encoding zinc ribbon domain-containing protein, translating into MATVKEYSVEEKLASVLKLQKIDSKLDEIQVLKGELPIEVKDLEDEIEGLNTRQSHIENEIKGIQDFVASKKTAIKDAEALIKKYEKQQDNVKNNREFEAITKEMEMQSLEIKLAEKHIKDANEEIKEKSRTLEVAKKAIADKEANLKHKKGELEKIVAETEKEEKAFRKESEDAKAKVDPRLLAAYEKIRKNYRNGLAVVTVERDSCGGCYNAIPPQRQAEIRQHKKIIVCEHCGRILVDNDLEATVTI; encoded by the coding sequence ATGGCTACCGTAAAAGAATACTCCGTTGAAGAAAAATTAGCATCTGTGCTCAAGCTGCAGAAGATTGATTCCAAGCTGGATGAAATCCAGGTGTTGAAAGGGGAGTTGCCGATTGAAGTAAAGGACCTGGAAGATGAGATCGAAGGGTTAAATACACGTCAGTCTCATATTGAGAATGAGATCAAAGGTATCCAGGACTTCGTTGCCAGCAAGAAAACTGCCATTAAAGATGCAGAAGCGCTGATCAAGAAGTATGAGAAGCAGCAGGACAATGTGAAGAACAACCGTGAGTTTGAGGCGATCACCAAGGAAATGGAGATGCAGTCACTGGAGATCAAACTGGCTGAAAAGCATATCAAAGACGCAAACGAAGAGATAAAAGAAAAATCCCGCACCCTGGAAGTGGCTAAAAAGGCGATTGCTGACAAAGAAGCTAACCTGAAGCACAAGAAAGGGGAACTGGAGAAAATCGTGGCTGAAACCGAGAAAGAGGAGAAAGCTTTCCGTAAGGAAAGTGAAGATGCTAAAGCTAAGGTAGATCCCCGTTTACTGGCTGCCTACGAAAAAATCCGCAAAAACTACCGTAACGGCCTGGCCGTGGTAACAGTAGAGCGTGATTCCTGCGGCGGTTGCTACAACGCGATCCCTCCTCAACGTCAGGCAGAGATCCGTCAGCACAAAAAGATCATCGTTTGTGAGCACTGCGGCCGTATCCTGGTAGACAACGACCTCGAGGCGACTGTCACCATCTGA